A region from the Parasphingopyxis sp. CP4 genome encodes:
- a CDS encoding class I SAM-dependent methyltransferase produces MDATYDLIGINYSDLRKPDARIADMINEGLGSAKTILNVGAGTGSYEPADRNVTSLEPSDAMIQQRPAGAAKAIQGFAEELPFPDDSFDAAMAILTVHHWTDFAQGAAEMRRVARDRIVILTFDADHQSAWLNDYIPELVTLDDGQMPRMTDYGEALGPVDIVPVPIPHDCTDGFLYAYWRRPAAYLDPRIRTGMSSFWAIDNVDAGLDTLAADLESGRWEERYGHLLDEDAVDLGYRIVITR; encoded by the coding sequence ATGGACGCGACCTATGATCTGATCGGCATCAACTATTCCGATTTGCGCAAACCCGATGCGCGCATAGCAGACATGATCAACGAGGGATTGGGGTCGGCAAAAACGATTTTGAATGTCGGTGCCGGAACCGGTTCCTACGAACCCGCCGATCGCAATGTCACATCGCTGGAGCCATCGGACGCAATGATCCAGCAACGGCCTGCTGGCGCTGCCAAGGCGATCCAGGGCTTTGCCGAAGAGCTGCCCTTCCCCGACGACAGTTTCGATGCCGCCATGGCAATCCTGACCGTGCATCACTGGACAGATTTTGCGCAGGGTGCAGCCGAAATGCGAAGGGTCGCGCGCGATCGGATTGTCATACTGACGTTCGATGCCGATCATCAATCGGCGTGGCTCAACGACTATATCCCCGAACTGGTCACGCTCGATGATGGGCAAATGCCGCGCATGACGGACTATGGCGAAGCGCTGGGGCCGGTAGATATCGTGCCCGTGCCAATCCCGCATGATTGCACGGACGGCTTTCTCTACGCCTATTGGCGACGCCCGGCAGCCTATCTCGACCCGCGCATTCGCACAGGCATGTCCTCATTCTGGGCGATCGACAATGTCGATGCGGGGCTCGACACGCTGGCGGCAGATCTGGAATCCGGGCGCTGGGAGGAACGCTATGGCCATCTCCTGGATGAGGATGCAGTCGATTTGGGTTACCGCATTGTTATCACACGGTAA
- the mtgA gene encoding monofunctional biosynthetic peptidoglycan transglycosylase, with translation MGWIFRLLLKTIFWFVLVTVLWVLLYRFVPPPITATMALDENGSGQNWMSLENMDRAMAIAVIASEDGNFCIHNGFDYEAIQRAWEERRSGERQRGGSTISQQTAKNVFLWQGGGWFRKGLEAYFTVLIEFLWGKERIMEVYLNVAETGIGTYGANAGAMRYFGHDASTLTDLEAARIAAVLPAPKTRDANRPGSWTARYANRLVRRMRQVSASPLDDCI, from the coding sequence ATGGGTTGGATCTTCCGTCTCCTGCTAAAAACCATTTTCTGGTTTGTCCTGGTCACTGTCCTGTGGGTGCTCCTCTACCGGTTTGTACCGCCGCCAATCACCGCGACCATGGCGCTGGATGAGAATGGATCGGGTCAGAACTGGATGAGCCTCGAAAATATGGACCGGGCGATGGCGATCGCAGTAATTGCGTCCGAGGACGGCAATTTCTGCATCCATAACGGCTTTGACTATGAAGCGATCCAGCGCGCCTGGGAGGAGCGCCGGTCAGGCGAACGCCAGCGGGGTGGCTCAACGATCAGTCAGCAAACGGCGAAGAATGTATTCCTGTGGCAAGGTGGCGGCTGGTTCCGCAAAGGCCTGGAAGCCTATTTCACCGTGCTGATCGAATTCCTTTGGGGCAAAGAGCGGATCATGGAGGTCTATCTCAACGTCGCAGAAACCGGGATTGGAACCTATGGCGCAAACGCCGGCGCCATGCGCTATTTCGGCCATGATGCGAGCACGCTCACCGATCTCGAAGCGGCGCGCATTGCAGCTGTGCTCCCCGCCCCCAAGACACGCGATGCAAACCGACCGGGAAGCTGGACGGCGCGTTATGCAAATCGCCTGGTTCGGCGCATGCGCCAAGTCAGCGCCAGCCCGTTGGATGATTGTATCTAG
- a CDS encoding YbaB/EbfC family nucleoid-associated protein — protein MEDIMKAAQNVQEELQKAQASLENIEVIGVSGGGLVKVRASAKGTIKGVEIDDSLMTADEKSVLEDLIAAAFNDARAKADAASQEEMSKMTSGLPLPPGFKLPF, from the coding sequence ATGGAAGACATTATGAAGGCTGCGCAAAATGTGCAGGAAGAGCTGCAAAAAGCGCAGGCCAGCCTCGAGAATATCGAAGTCATAGGCGTATCCGGTGGCGGGTTGGTCAAGGTCCGGGCGAGCGCCAAGGGTACGATCAAAGGCGTCGAAATCGACGATTCCCTGATGACGGCTGATGAAAAGTCGGTGCTTGAAGATCTGATCGCGGCCGCGTTCAATGATGCGCGCGCCAAGGCCGATGCCGCTAGCCAGGAAGAAATGAGCAAGATGACGAGCGGTCTGCCGCTTCCACCTGGCTTCAAACTGCCTTTCTAG
- a CDS encoding DNA polymerase III subunit gamma/tau produces MSDSQDMMDTVPDAGPGLGLDEPPQSAPPESAQPYRVLARKYRPQSFSELIGQDAMVQTLGNAIKRDRLAHAFLLTGVRGVGKTSTARLIAKALNCIGPDGEGGPTIDPCGQCEPCEAIAEGRHIDVVEMDAASHTGVDDVREIIEAVRYAAVSARYKVYIIDEVHMLSKNAFNALLKTLEEPPPHVKFLFATTEVNKVPVTVLSRCQRFDLRRIPADRLAEHFGWIVGEEGAEAEDEALALIARAAEGSVRDGLSILDQAIAHGPDGVTAAQIREMIGLSDRGAVRTLFGQLLAGDAQAVLASIEEQHDLGTDPAALFRGLLETTHGIVRAKVGGADDPALSAEEREAFADWASRLGFASLHRIWQLLLKGLHEVETAPMPLEAAEMGLLRIVHAAGMPDPGDLARKLDSGEFSAAPAPATAPSESGAETKGAMPADYAAMVRMVAESAHDDESWRAAQYLERDIRLVRYEPPHLVVRPLKPRDEEFFRDLARLLRKETGEVWTIDTSDEEGEPSLLDQEQAAASAEREAVLQSPMVKAAFDAFPDAELIDYKLAQGK; encoded by the coding sequence ATGTCCGATTCCCAAGACATGATGGATACCGTTCCCGATGCCGGCCCCGGTCTCGGGTTGGATGAACCTCCTCAGTCCGCGCCGCCTGAAAGCGCGCAGCCCTATCGTGTGCTGGCGCGCAAATATCGCCCGCAAAGCTTTAGTGAGCTGATTGGCCAGGATGCGATGGTCCAGACGCTTGGCAATGCAATCAAGCGCGACAGGCTGGCCCATGCGTTCCTGCTGACCGGCGTGCGCGGGGTTGGCAAGACGTCGACCGCACGGCTGATCGCGAAGGCGCTAAACTGTATCGGCCCCGATGGTGAAGGCGGGCCGACCATTGATCCGTGCGGCCAGTGTGAGCCATGCGAGGCGATTGCCGAAGGGCGGCATATCGACGTGGTCGAGATGGACGCTGCGTCGCATACCGGTGTCGATGATGTCCGCGAGATTATCGAGGCGGTGCGCTATGCAGCCGTCTCAGCCCGCTACAAAGTCTATATCATCGACGAAGTGCACATGCTGTCGAAGAATGCCTTCAATGCGCTTCTAAAGACGCTCGAAGAACCACCGCCGCATGTGAAGTTCCTGTTCGCGACAACCGAAGTCAACAAGGTTCCCGTGACGGTCTTGTCGCGGTGCCAGCGATTCGACCTGCGCCGTATCCCGGCCGACCGCCTTGCCGAGCATTTCGGCTGGATTGTCGGCGAGGAGGGCGCAGAGGCGGAAGATGAGGCACTGGCGCTGATCGCGCGCGCGGCGGAAGGCTCGGTCCGCGACGGGCTCTCGATCCTTGATCAAGCGATTGCCCATGGCCCGGATGGGGTAACGGCTGCGCAGATCCGCGAGATGATCGGCCTGTCCGATCGCGGTGCGGTGCGCACCCTGTTTGGTCAATTATTGGCCGGGGATGCGCAAGCAGTGCTGGCCTCGATCGAGGAACAGCATGATCTGGGTACAGATCCGGCGGCGCTGTTCCGCGGCCTGCTGGAAACAACCCATGGCATTGTCCGCGCGAAAGTGGGCGGTGCTGATGATCCGGCCCTGTCAGCAGAAGAGCGTGAAGCTTTTGCAGATTGGGCGAGCCGTTTGGGTTTCGCCTCGCTGCATCGGATATGGCAGTTGCTATTGAAAGGACTGCACGAGGTAGAGACGGCACCAATGCCGCTGGAAGCAGCGGAAATGGGATTGCTGCGGATCGTCCATGCGGCAGGCATGCCTGACCCTGGCGATCTGGCTCGTAAGCTCGATAGCGGGGAATTTTCAGCCGCGCCGGCACCGGCCACCGCGCCGAGTGAATCGGGTGCAGAGACCAAGGGCGCGATGCCCGCCGATTATGCAGCGATGGTCCGCATGGTGGCCGAGAGCGCGCATGACGACGAAAGCTGGCGCGCGGCACAGTATCTCGAACGCGATATCCGATTGGTACGCTATGAGCCGCCTCATCTGGTGGTGCGCCCGCTGAAACCCCGCGATGAGGAATTCTTCCGCGATCTTGCGCGTTTGCTGCGCAAGGAAACCGGTGAAGTCTGGACGATCGACACGAGCGATGAGGAAGGCGAGCCGAGCTTGCTCGACCAGGAACAGGCCGCGGCGAGCGCAGAGCGCGAAGCTGTGCTACAATCGCCGATGGTCAAGGCGGCCTTTGACGCCTTTCCCGATGCGGAGCTGATCGATTACAAGCTTGCCCAAGGCAAATAG
- the bla gene encoding class A beta-lactamase codes for MKAGLFGIFAAAAVLVGCASEPQGSPQIENILGEDVIEGIEQRIGGRIGFALTDESGNLLRAYRGDERFAMCSTFKLALSAAVLERVEAGDLTLDESLAFAEEDLLAYAPAARDYVEAGSMTVGQAAEAISTLSDNTAANLLLELIGGPDGMTEFFRSHGDEVSRLDRMEPELNENAEGDERDTTSPVAMSGLIQRLVFSDILSESGRQQLSDWAIANQTGDTRIRAGIPDGWIVGDKTGSCGTAYNDIGIVWPPSGPAFVLSVYIDRPTAEAAEVDFAIEEIAELAVLYMTERNIG; via the coding sequence ATGAAAGCCGGCTTGTTTGGAATCTTTGCGGCCGCGGCGGTGTTGGTTGGATGCGCGTCCGAACCTCAAGGTTCACCGCAAATCGAAAACATCCTCGGCGAAGATGTGATCGAAGGGATTGAGCAGCGTATTGGCGGGCGGATCGGGTTCGCGCTTACTGATGAGAGCGGCAATCTCCTGCGCGCCTATCGCGGGGACGAACGCTTTGCGATGTGCTCGACATTCAAGCTGGCGTTAAGCGCCGCGGTACTCGAACGGGTCGAGGCTGGCGATTTGACGCTCGATGAATCGCTGGCTTTTGCCGAGGAGGATCTGCTCGCCTATGCGCCGGCGGCCCGCGACTATGTTGAGGCCGGGTCGATGACGGTCGGGCAGGCGGCCGAAGCGATCAGCACCTTGTCGGACAATACTGCCGCCAATCTTTTACTCGAACTGATCGGCGGCCCGGACGGTATGACGGAATTCTTCCGCAGCCATGGTGACGAAGTTAGCCGGCTTGATCGCATGGAACCGGAGCTCAATGAAAATGCCGAAGGCGACGAGCGCGATACCACCAGTCCGGTCGCCATGTCCGGCCTGATACAGCGGCTGGTGTTCAGTGACATCCTGTCCGAATCGGGCCGTCAGCAGCTTTCTGACTGGGCGATTGCAAATCAAACCGGCGATACGCGCATCCGTGCCGGGATCCCGGATGGTTGGATCGTTGGAGACAAGACGGGAAGCTGCGGTACCGCGTATAATGATATCGGCATCGTCTGGCCGCCCAGCGGACCGGCCTTTGTGCTCAGCGTCTATATCGATCGCCCAACCGCAGAAGCAGCCGAAGTAGACTTTGCGATAGAAGAAATCGCCGAGCTCGCTGTTCTCTATATGACAGAGCGGAATATCGGCTGA
- a CDS encoding 2Fe-2S iron-sulfur cluster-binding protein → MTLVRFISADGQSTSEVNAKPGDRLLDLAQTDGQPLEGTCEGQMACSTCHVHVDPGDFAKLPRAEEMEDDMLDLAADVTRYSRLACQIWLTEELDSLTVRIPDAVHNMQGR, encoded by the coding sequence ATGACATTGGTGCGCTTCATCTCCGCTGACGGACAATCGACGAGCGAGGTCAATGCGAAACCCGGTGACCGATTGCTCGATCTGGCCCAGACGGATGGCCAGCCATTGGAAGGGACCTGCGAAGGGCAGATGGCCTGTTCCACCTGCCATGTGCATGTCGATCCCGGTGATTTTGCCAAACTGCCGCGCGCTGAGGAGATGGAAGATGATATGCTCGACCTGGCCGCTGATGTAACACGCTATAGTCGACTAGCCTGCCAGATCTGGCTGACAGAAGAGCTGGATAGCCTTACTGTGCGCATCCCGGATGCGGTTCACAATATGCAAGGGAGATAG
- a CDS encoding cysteine desulfurase family protein, whose translation MSAPIYLDYQATTMIAPEARTAIQPYLDDKFGNPHSPHKMGREAAAAVEVARDQIQACLGADNGSLYFTSGATEATNWAIKGALATVPEDSRRIVTLATEHAAVLDSCEFLNQWGCPLTIVEVGADGLVDLAALDDAMDEDVALVAAMCVNNEIGVIQPIAEIGALAKRYGALMFCDAVQALGRVPVPWQHCDMIAMSGHKIHGPKGIGALWLADGVRPVPLMHGGGQEGDLRSGTLSPALCAGFGAAAKLMQQNRDADIVHVTALAELARRRFGNDWIINGSVTDRYPGNLNIRYPGLDAARLISDVRGVAFSAGSACASGSGRPSHVLSALGLSDVDARASIRLGFGRYTSEEELEAAIRLIVEAADAQANLTA comes from the coding sequence ATGAGCGCGCCGATCTATCTCGATTACCAGGCAACCACGATGATTGCCCCAGAAGCGCGCACGGCCATACAGCCCTATCTCGACGACAAATTCGGTAATCCGCATTCGCCGCACAAAATGGGTCGCGAGGCGGCCGCAGCAGTTGAGGTTGCGAGAGATCAGATTCAGGCGTGTCTCGGCGCAGACAACGGTAGTCTCTACTTCACCAGCGGCGCAACGGAGGCAACGAACTGGGCGATCAAGGGTGCGCTCGCGACGGTCCCGGAGGACAGCCGGCGTATTGTCACGCTGGCGACCGAACATGCAGCGGTGCTCGATAGCTGCGAGTTTTTGAACCAATGGGGCTGTCCACTCACCATTGTTGAGGTCGGCGCGGACGGGCTTGTTGATCTTGCTGCCCTAGATGACGCTATGGACGAAGACGTGGCGCTCGTTGCCGCGATGTGCGTCAACAATGAGATTGGTGTCATCCAGCCGATTGCCGAGATTGGCGCACTGGCGAAACGCTATGGCGCCCTGATGTTCTGCGATGCGGTCCAAGCGCTCGGTCGGGTGCCCGTCCCGTGGCAGCATTGCGATATGATTGCGATGTCGGGACACAAGATCCACGGACCCAAGGGTATTGGCGCACTCTGGCTGGCAGATGGCGTGAGGCCCGTGCCGTTGATGCATGGCGGCGGGCAGGAAGGCGATCTGCGGTCCGGCACATTGTCGCCAGCCTTATGCGCCGGTTTCGGGGCGGCTGCGAAACTGATGCAACAGAATCGCGACGCTGATATTGTACATGTTACAGCCTTGGCCGAGCTGGCGCGGCGTCGGTTTGGCAACGACTGGATTATCAATGGATCGGTCACTGACCGCTATCCGGGCAATCTCAACATCCGCTATCCCGGCCTGGACGCAGCGCGTTTGATTTCGGACGTACGCGGCGTGGCGTTCTCCGCTGGCTCAGCCTGTGCCAGTGGGTCTGGCCGGCCTAGCCATGTGCTCTCTGCACTTGGCCTGAGTGACGTCGACGCGCGCGCTTCGATCCGATTGGGATTTGGGCGCTACACAAGCGAGGAAGAGCTGGAGGCTGCCATCCGATTGATCGTTGAAGCTGCAGATGCGCAGGCTAATCTTACTGCATGA
- a CDS encoding cysteine desulfurase family protein produces MPMLPEARDAMAEAFADWANPSSPHGEGRAARAALEDARTRIATALEWDGEIIFTSGASEAIALAISCTKAERVIISAVEHDAVLRAAGDVERIPVDENGRVDAGKLNWMLSGTEETALVAIQSVNSETGVKQDLEELRSRVHVGGNWLFADCSQSAGKLPLPDADLIAISAHKLGGPPGIGALLVKDFATLHALGGQERGYRPGTENLPAAMGFAAALEAPNNWVGRAAELREHLDKAIEQEGGTVVAKDADRIPTIASYRMPGMAANAQLIQFDMAGIAISAGSACSSGSLKPSHVLTAMGWSEADAAEVVRVSFGPQTSRADIYRFMDDWKRLAAEAKGRAA; encoded by the coding sequence ATGCCGATGCTGCCGGAAGCACGCGATGCGATGGCAGAGGCTTTTGCAGATTGGGCGAACCCATCGTCGCCGCATGGCGAGGGCCGAGCTGCGCGGGCTGCGTTAGAGGATGCACGCACGCGGATTGCGACCGCCCTGGAGTGGGATGGCGAGATCATTTTTACCAGCGGCGCCAGTGAGGCCATCGCCCTTGCGATCTCCTGCACCAAGGCCGAGCGGGTGATCATCAGCGCGGTGGAGCATGATGCTGTGCTGCGCGCGGCGGGTGACGTCGAACGCATACCGGTAGATGAAAATGGACGCGTCGATGCGGGCAAGTTGAACTGGATGTTGTCGGGCACGGAAGAGACTGCGCTGGTTGCGATCCAGTCGGTGAACAGCGAGACCGGCGTTAAACAGGATCTCGAAGAGCTGCGCAGTCGGGTCCATGTCGGGGGCAATTGGCTGTTTGCCGATTGCAGCCAGTCTGCCGGGAAGCTGCCATTACCCGATGCCGACCTGATCGCAATATCGGCCCATAAGCTGGGCGGACCGCCCGGTATCGGCGCGCTGCTGGTCAAGGATTTCGCAACGCTTCATGCGCTTGGCGGACAAGAGCGCGGCTATCGGCCGGGCACTGAAAACCTGCCCGCGGCAATGGGTTTTGCCGCGGCTCTCGAAGCACCCAATAATTGGGTCGGTCGGGCAGCCGAATTGCGCGAGCATCTCGACAAAGCGATCGAGCAGGAAGGCGGCACCGTCGTCGCGAAAGATGCGGATCGCATTCCAACAATCGCGTCCTATCGCATGCCGGGCATGGCGGCGAATGCGCAGCTCATCCAGTTCGATATGGCGGGGATCGCAATTTCAGCCGGCAGCGCGTGCTCCTCCGGGAGTCTGAAGCCCAGCCATGTGCTCACCGCGATGGGATGGAGTGAGGCAGACGCAGCCGAAGTGGTCCGGGTTAGCTTTGGGCCGCAAACCAGTCGCGCCGACATCTATCGTTTCATGGATGATTGGAAGCGCTTGGCAGCGGAAGCCAAGGGACGAGCGGCATGA
- a CDS encoding alpha/beta hydrolase, whose amino-acid sequence MPEVIFPGPDGRLEGRFSPPPRPRAPVAMILHPHPQGGGTMNNAIVQALYKTFVQRGFATLRFNFRGVGKSQGEFDNGVGELSDAAAALDWIQSFHLEAETTWVAGFSFGSLIGMQLLMRRPEIRGFITIAPPANMYDFSFLAPCPASGVIIQGDADEVATPSGTQKLVDKLRTQKHITIQHDVIPGANHFFEREMNPLMKSVDDYLDMRLDPDCPIK is encoded by the coding sequence ATGCCTGAAGTTATCTTTCCCGGTCCCGATGGTCGCCTTGAAGGCCGTTTCTCACCGCCACCGCGTCCGCGTGCGCCGGTTGCCATGATCCTGCATCCGCACCCGCAAGGCGGCGGCACCATGAACAATGCGATTGTTCAGGCGCTCTATAAAACCTTCGTGCAACGCGGTTTCGCAACGCTCCGTTTCAACTTCCGCGGCGTCGGCAAAAGCCAGGGCGAGTTTGACAATGGCGTAGGCGAACTGTCGGATGCTGCGGCAGCCTTGGATTGGATCCAGAGCTTCCACCTTGAAGCCGAAACGACCTGGGTCGCGGGTTTCTCCTTTGGTTCGCTGATTGGCATGCAGTTGCTGATGCGTCGTCCGGAAATCCGGGGTTTCATCACCATCGCACCGCCGGCCAATATGTATGATTTCAGCTTCCTTGCGCCATGCCCCGCATCCGGCGTGATCATCCAGGGCGATGCTGACGAAGTCGCAACGCCGTCGGGCACCCAGAAGCTGGTCGACAAGCTCCGCACGCAAAAGCACATCACGATCCAGCATGACGTGATCCCTGGCGCCAATCATTTCTTCGAACGGGAAATGAACCCGCTGATGAAATCGGTCGACGATTATCTCGACATGCGTCTCGATCCGGATTGCCCAATCAAATAG
- a CDS encoding threonine/serine dehydratase, with the protein MQENDTRTPTLAGIKEAAARIHEVVPPTPLIPFDTEHGRIWLKCENLQPIGAFKLRGGYHRLSAMTPAERETGVVAFSSGNHAQGVAWAAKRLGIPALIVMPEDAPKAKLDGTRGLGAEIVTYDRMDGSREKLAADLAAERGAIVVPSFDDPWVVEGQGTATLEAVEQMTELAGGPPDSAIICCGGGGLATGAALVLPDAKITVVEPEGWDDMARSLANGAIEPVGANPPDTRCDALQTMEVAPITFDILSAHGATGIAVTEEEVAHAVRTAFSKLQLVVEPGGAVALAAVLAGKAKPEGRTMVTLSGGNVDAAVFAAIIQG; encoded by the coding sequence ATGCAGGAAAACGACACACGAACACCAACATTGGCGGGTATCAAAGAGGCAGCAGCGCGTATCCATGAGGTTGTGCCGCCAACACCACTAATCCCCTTCGACACCGAGCATGGGCGCATTTGGCTGAAGTGCGAAAATCTCCAGCCGATTGGCGCATTCAAATTACGCGGCGGCTATCATCGACTCTCGGCCATGACACCCGCTGAGCGCGAGACAGGGGTTGTCGCCTTTTCTTCTGGGAACCATGCGCAGGGCGTCGCCTGGGCGGCAAAGCGCCTCGGAATACCCGCGCTGATTGTGATGCCGGAAGACGCGCCCAAGGCCAAACTGGATGGCACGCGCGGTCTGGGAGCGGAAATCGTCACCTATGATCGTATGGACGGTAGTCGGGAAAAGCTGGCAGCAGACCTGGCGGCAGAACGCGGCGCGATCGTTGTGCCGAGCTTTGATGATCCCTGGGTCGTCGAAGGGCAGGGGACCGCCACGCTGGAAGCGGTTGAGCAGATGACCGAGCTAGCTGGCGGGCCACCTGACAGCGCGATTATCTGTTGTGGCGGTGGCGGATTGGCAACCGGTGCAGCGCTGGTTCTCCCGGATGCCAAGATTACAGTCGTCGAGCCCGAAGGCTGGGACGATATGGCGCGATCGCTCGCCAATGGCGCGATTGAACCGGTTGGAGCCAATCCACCCGATACGCGCTGCGACGCGCTCCAGACGATGGAAGTTGCACCGATCACCTTTGATATCCTCTCGGCGCACGGGGCGACCGGCATTGCAGTAACAGAAGAGGAAGTCGCGCATGCGGTGCGCACGGCCTTTTCGAAGTTGCAGCTTGTCGTTGAACCGGGTGGTGCCGTGGCATTGGCGGCGGTTCTTGCGGGGAAAGCCAAGCCCGAGGGGCGGACTATGGTCACGCTATCCGGTGGCAATGTTGATGCGGCAGTTTTCGCAGCAATCATCCAGGGCTAG
- a CDS encoding MAPEG family protein: protein MAATRFPAMKKAGVDLGANPGGRGQDLEEVLPPSVMWKSHNHTHLLEQPTLFYATVFIIALTGTGDAWINVWLAWAYVGIRIVHSLFQAIWNIVPIRFLIFVLGTFVLIALALHATAATLQ from the coding sequence ATGGCAGCCACTCGCTTCCCGGCAATGAAAAAGGCCGGTGTCGATCTCGGAGCCAATCCGGGTGGCAGAGGCCAGGATCTGGAAGAAGTACTGCCACCCAGTGTCATGTGGAAATCCCACAATCACACACATCTGTTGGAACAGCCGACGCTTTTTTACGCGACCGTGTTCATAATTGCGCTCACCGGAACCGGCGATGCCTGGATCAATGTCTGGCTGGCCTGGGCCTATGTCGGCATCCGGATCGTACACAGCCTGTTCCAGGCAATCTGGAATATCGTGCCGATCCGCTTCCTGATCTTCGTGCTGGGCACATTCGTGCTGATCGCATTGGCGCTGCACGCCACCGCCGCCACGCTGCAATAA
- a CDS encoding MAPEG family protein, protein MMETNSPILAPVIALAIWTLVMWLWMYATRIPAMGAAKVDFTPGVYTNDDLKKLPVKVQWQADNYNHLHEAPTVFYAVAITLALIGGGEGINLTLAWAYVGLRVVHSIWQSTINIVPLRFLLFTLSTIVLGWLTVNTALLVF, encoded by the coding sequence ATGATGGAAACCAACAGCCCAATCCTCGCACCTGTCATCGCACTCGCCATCTGGACGCTGGTCATGTGGCTATGGATGTACGCCACCCGGATCCCGGCAATGGGTGCCGCCAAAGTCGATTTCACACCGGGTGTCTACACCAATGACGATCTGAAAAAGCTGCCGGTTAAAGTCCAATGGCAAGCCGATAACTACAACCATCTCCATGAAGCACCGACCGTTTTCTATGCGGTAGCGATTACGCTGGCACTGATCGGCGGTGGCGAAGGCATCAACCTTACCCTGGCATGGGCCTATGTCGGCCTGCGTGTCGTGCACAGCATCTGGCAGAGCACCATCAATATCGTGCCCCTGCGTTTTCTGCTCTTCACGCTCAGCACCATCGTTCTCGGTTGGCTAACCGTTAACACCGCACTGCTGGTCTTCTAG
- a CDS encoding carbon-nitrogen hydrolase family protein, translated as MARIAAAIVQAEPVPLDISGGLEALPAHISAAAESGAQVIAFGETFLGGYPIWLDESPGAALWDHPGSKALHKILLDQAVVENDPRLAPIQEIVDQRNLAVSVGAHERVRSSLVNTQFLFRPGQSPLPHRKLVPTHGERLIWARGDGSTLGVHEADWGNVGHLICWEHWMPLARAAMHNQGEAIHVAAWPTVRDTYSIASRHYAFEGRCFVLAAGTVLHRSALLDGLERCGGNPEALSLIEAMPDEKLQFGGSMIISPTADILAEAGNLDEIIHAELDLDLIGQGLASLDTDGHYARHDVFELRVNTAEQAGVVFDDQN; from the coding sequence GTGGCGCGCATCGCCGCGGCCATTGTCCAGGCCGAACCAGTCCCGCTCGATATTTCAGGCGGACTGGAGGCGCTGCCTGCCCATATTTCTGCGGCGGCGGAGAGCGGCGCGCAGGTGATTGCCTTCGGTGAGACATTTCTCGGCGGCTACCCGATCTGGCTTGACGAATCTCCCGGGGCGGCTTTGTGGGACCATCCAGGCAGCAAGGCGCTGCACAAGATCCTGCTCGACCAGGCAGTTGTGGAGAATGACCCGCGACTGGCGCCAATCCAGGAAATTGTTGATCAACGCAACTTGGCCGTCTCGGTGGGCGCGCATGAGCGGGTGCGATCAAGCCTTGTAAACACCCAATTCCTGTTCCGGCCGGGGCAATCACCCCTGCCCCATCGCAAGCTGGTACCGACCCATGGCGAACGGTTGATCTGGGCGCGGGGCGATGGATCAACGCTCGGCGTGCATGAGGCCGATTGGGGCAATGTCGGGCATCTGATTTGCTGGGAGCATTGGATGCCGCTTGCGCGGGCGGCCATGCACAATCAGGGCGAAGCGATCCATGTTGCGGCCTGGCCAACAGTGCGGGACACCTATTCCATCGCCTCGCGCCATTATGCTTTCGAAGGACGCTGTTTTGTACTCGCTGCTGGAACGGTTCTGCATCGGAGCGCCCTACTCGACGGGCTTGAACGATGCGGTGGCAACCCCGAAGCGCTATCGCTGATCGAAGCGATGCCCGACGAGAAGTTACAATTTGGTGGGTCGATGATCATTTCGCCAACCGCGGACATTCTGGCGGAAGCCGGCAATCTTGACGAGATCATCCATGCCGAGCTCGACCTGGATCTGATCGGCCAGGGCCTCGCCTCACTCGATACGGACGGCCATTATGCACGGCACGATGTGTTCGAATTGCGCGTGAATACCGCTGAACAAGCCGGCGTAGTTTTCGACGATCAGAACTAG